CTTTTATTGGTGATAAGTCTGTTTCTTTATGGAAGGTGGATTCAGTTTTTTTGCTATACAGACATATTAGTAAGTATTTCCTGGGTTATGATACTTTTTGTATGATCTTAATAGTCTTAATAGCATACTAACAATAGTGCATGAAAATACGATGAGGTGACGATGGTGGCAAACATTCATGAAATGGTAGTAGTTTTAGATTTCGGTAGTCAGTATAATCAGTTAATCACAAGACGTATCCGTGAATTTGGTGTATACAGTGAGTTACATCCTCACACTTTGACGGCTGAAGAGATTAAACAAATGAACCCTAAAGGAGTAATCCTTTCAGGTGGTCCGAACAGTGTTTACGGTGAAAATGCTTTTGACTGTGATGAAGCAATCTTTGATTTAGGTATCCCTGTATTAGGTATTTGTTACGGTATGCAGCTGATGACTCATAAGCTTGGCGGAAAGGTTGAGCCAGCAGATCACCGTGAATACGGTAAAGCAACAATTGATGTTCATGGGAAACCAGCGTTATTTGCTGAGTTACCGGAACAACAGGTTGTATGGATGAGTCATGGTGACTTAGTGAAAGAAATTCCATCAGGATTCCATGTGGATGCTACAAGTACATCTTGTCCATTTGCGGCAATGAGTAATGAAGACCGCAAATTTTACGGTGTTCAATTCCATCCAGAGGTACGTCACTCTGAATATGGTAATGACTTATTGAAGAACTTTGTTTTTAACATTTGTGGTTGTGCTGGTAACTGGTCAATGGAGAATTTCATTGAAATGGAAACAGATAAACTCAAACAAAAAGTAGGCAATAAAAAAGTGCTTTGCGCCTTAAGTGGTGGTGTTGATTCTTCAGTTGTTGCCGTGTTAATTCACAAAGCAATTGGTGATCAACTAACATGTATCTTTGTTGACCATGGCTGTTACGTAAAAATGAAGCTGATAGTGTTATGAAAACATTCACTGAAGGTTTTAATATGAATGTTATTAAAGTGGATGCAAAGGATCGCTTTATGAATAAGTTAAAAGGTGTTTCAGATCCAGAGCAAAAACGTAAGATCATTGGTAATGAGTTCATCTATGTATTTGATGATGAGTCAGCTAAATTAGAAGGAATTGAATTTTTAGCACAGGGTACTCTTTATACAGATATTATTGAGAGCGGAACAGCAACAGCTCAAACGATTAAATCTCACCATAACGTTGGTGGGTTACCAGAAGATATGGAATTCGAACTTATTGAACCTCTAAATACATTATTTAAAGACGAAGTTCGTGCATTAGGAACGGAACTTGGTATTCCAGATGAAATCGTATGGAGACAACCATTCCCAGGTCCTGGATTGGGAATTCGTGTTCTAGGTGAAATTACGGAAGAAAAATTAGAGATTGTTCGTGAATCAGACTATATTCTACGTGATGAAATTAAAAAAGCTGGATTAGATCGTGATATTTGGCAGTACTTCACGGTTCTACCTGATATCCGTAGTGTTGGTGTAATGGGTGATGCTAGAACTTATGATTATACTATTGGTATTCGTGCAGTTACATCAATCGATGGAATGACTTCGGATTGGGCAAGAATTCCTTGGGATGTACTTGAAGTGATTTCTACAAGAATTGTAAATGAAGTAAAGCACATTAATCGTGTAGTTTATGATATTACAAGTAAACCACCTGCTACTATCGAGTGGGAGTAAAAAACGAACGAAACGAACATTATTTTGAATAATGTTCGTTTTTTGTATTGACGAAAAAACGATACACTGATAAAATAAAAAAGTAATCAATATAGTCGAAATACGTCGTATAATGTCGAGGATATGGCTCGAAAGTTTCTACCAAGCTACCGTAAATGGCTTGACTACGAGGTATTAATAGCAGAGGTAACTACTGTTTGTTACCGGCCATTAATATTTTCAAAGTCAAGCGCTCACGTATAGGTGTGCGCTTATTTATTTGGAAATATTACTGGGGGACAATGTATTTGGTAGTAAAAGCTTTTGAACTAATACTGAGGAGGAACACCTATTTATGAAGAAGTTTTTTCAGTTTGATGAATTAGGTACAAATTATCGACGTGAAATTATTGGTGGTTTAACAACGTTCTTATCAATGGCTTATATTTTATTTGTTAACCCTAACACATTAGCCATGACGTCAATTCCAGATCTACCTGCTGAAATGCGAATGGATACAGGAGCTATTTTCACAGCAACTGCTATTGCCGCTGCTGTTGGTTCATTGTTAATGGGGCTTATAGCCAAATATCCAATTGCCTTGGCACCAGGTATGGGGTTAAACGCATTTTTCTCATTCACAGTTGTTTTAACAATGGGAGTACCTTGGCAAACAGCTTTATCAGGGGTTTTAGTATCAGGACTTATTTTTATTCTTCTTACTTTATCAGGATTACGTGAAAAGATTATTAACTCTATTCCAGCTGAATTAAAATTCGCTGTAAGTGCCGGAATTGGATTATTCATAACATTTGTTGGTTTTCAAGGTGCAGGCATTATTGTTAATAATGATGCTACTTTAGTTGGGTTAGGTGACTTCACTAATCCTCAAACACTTTTAGCTATATTCGGTATTATTGTGACAGTTATTTTAATGGTTCGTGGAGTAAATGGTGGTATCTTCTACGGAATGCTAATTACAGCAATTGTAGGAATGATCTTTAATCAAATTGCTGTTCCGACAGAAATTGTTGGTCAAATACCAAGCTTAGCGCCAACGTTTGGACAAGCATTTATGAACTTAGATCAAATCTTTACTGTTCAAATGTTAGTTGTTATTTTGACATTCTTATTCGTAGATTTCTTTGATACAGCTGGAACACTTGTTGGAGTAGCTAACCAAGCTGGTCTAATGAAAGATAATAAGTTACCTAGAGCAGGAAAAGCGTTGTTCGCAGATTCTGCTGCAACAGTAGTAGGTTCTGTTTTAGGCACATCTACAACAACTTCATATATTGAGTCTTCTGCAGGTGTTGCCGCTGGAGCTCGTTCAGGTTTCGCATCAGTCGTAACTGCTGTCCTGTTCTTATTAGCCTTATTCTTCTCTCCGCTTTTAGGAGTTATTACTTCAGCAGTTACCGCACCTGCATTAATCATTGTAGGGGCTCTAATGGTATCATCTTTAGGACAGATTGACTGGAAACGATTTGAAATTGCTGTGCCAGCATTCTTAACAATTATTACAATGCCTTTATCTTACAGTATTGCAACAGGTATTGCAGTTGGATTCATCTTCTATCCAATTACAATGATCATGAAGGGTAGAGGAAAAGAAATTCACCCGGTTATGTACGGACTGTTTGTCATCTTTGTACTATATTTTGTATTCTTAGCTTAATATATAGTAGGAATAAGGAAGAGGGACCGTCCCTCTTCCTTTTTTAAATTTATTAAAGCTTGAGTGAAGGAGTTGATAATCTACAGTCTATTCTATCGCCTCTATTGTTTAATTTATTTTATGTAAAAAAATATTGACTCTAATCTTTTTTGTTGTTATAGTAATAAAAGTCATTCGACGAGGTCATATTAAATTCTAGTTGAATGAAAGTTTTTTAAAAAACATGTTGACTTGATAATGGTTGATGTGGTAAATTAATAAAGTCGCTTCTGAGGAACGACATTAAATGATCTTTGAAAACTAAACAAAACCAAGCGTGCAAATGTTAATTTCGATTAACAAAAAACGTACTATAATAGTACAAACTTTTATGAGCTATATCAACTCTTTATTGGAGAGTTTGATCCTGGCTCAGGACGAACGCTGGCGGCGTGCCTAATACATGCAAGTCGAGCGAACCAATGGGAGCTTGCTCCCTGAGGTTAGCGGCGGACGGGTGAGTAACACGTGGGTAACCTGCCTGTAAGATTGGGATAACTCCGGGAAACCGGAGCTAATACCGGATAACATTTTGAACCGCATGGTTCAAAATTGAAAGATGGTTTCGGCTATCACTTACAGATGGACCCGCGGCGCATTAGCTAGTTGGTGAGGTAACGGCTCACCAAGGCGACGATGCGTAGCCGACCTGAGAGGGTGATCGGCCACACTGGGACTGAGACACGGCCCAGACTCCTACGGGAGGCAGCAGTAGGGAATCTTCCGCAATGGACGAAAGTCTGACGGAGCAACGCCGCGTGAACGATGAAGGCCTTCGGGTCGTAAAGTTCTGTTGTTAGGGAAGAACAAGTACCAGAGTAACTGCTGGTACCTTGACGGTACCTAACCAGAAAGCCACGGCTAACTACGTGCCAGCAGCCGCGGTAATACGTAGGTGGCAAGCGTTGTCCGGAATTATTGGGCGTAAAGCGCGCGCAGGCGGTTTCTTAAGTCTGATGTGAAAGCCCACGGCTCAACCGTGGAGGGTCATTGGAAACTGGGGAACTTGAGTGCAGAAGAGGAGAGTGGAATTCCACGTGTAGCGGTGAAATGCGTAGAGATGTGGAGGAACACCAGTGGCGAAGGCGACTCTCTGGTCTGTAACTGACGCTGAGGCGCGAAAGCGTGGGGAGCGAACAGGATTAGATACCCTGGTAGTCCACGCCGTAAACGATGAGTGCTAAGTGTTAGAGGGTTTCCGCCCTTTAGTGCTGCAGCAAACGCATTAAGCACTCCGCCTGGGGAGTACGGTCGCAAGACTGAAACTCAAAGGAATTGACGGGGGCCCGCACAAGCGGTGGAGCATGTGGTTTAATTCGAAGCAACGCGAAGAACCTTACCAGGTCTTGACATCCTTCGCTACTTCTAGAGATAGAAGGTTCCCCTTCGGGGGACGAAGTGACAGGTGGTGCATGGTTGTCGTCAGCTCGTGTCGTGAGATGTTGGGTTAAGTCCCGCAACGAGCGCAACCCTTGATCTTAGTTGCCAGCATTCAGTTGGGCACTCTAAGGTGACTGCCGGTGACAAACCGGAGGAAGGTGGGGATGACGTCAAATCATCATGCCCCTTATGACCTGGGCTACACACGTGCTACAATGGATGGTACAAAGGGCTGCAAGACCGCGAGGTCAAGCCAATCCCATAAAACCATTCTCAGTTCGGATTGCAGGCTGCAACTCGCCTGCATGAAGCCGGAATCGCTAGTAATCGCGGATCAGCATGCCGCGGTGAATACGTTCCCGGGCCTTGTACACACCGCCCGTCACACCACGAGAGTTTGTAACACCCGAAGTCGGTGGGGTAACCGTAAGGAGCCAGCCGCCTAAGGTGGGACAGATGATTGGGGTGAAGTCGTAACAAGGTAGCCGTATCGGAAGGTGCGGCTGGATCACCTCCTTTCTAAGGAAAATGGAGCACGCTTGGTATTTTGTTTAGTTTTGAGAGATCATACTGATCTTTCTATATAAGTAAGACTCAATACATAGGAGTCTAAATGCAGATTGCATTTGAACATCCTGTGTTTTATGTTCCTTGAAAACTAGATAACGAAAACAATTCAAGTAATTCACTGAGTTTAAACGCTTAGTTTAGTGATTCTCTTAATAAATGTTAATCAAGATATTAAGTTTGATCTTATGTCTTGAGACAAAGGAGAAGCGAGAAGTTCGAGGCGACGACCTGATGAGGAGCGGAGTGTACGAGAGTACATGAGCACCGGAAGATGGGAAGTCAACGAAGAAATTCGACGCTTATCGTTTGTCGAAGGTTAAGTTGTTAAGGGCGCACGGTGGATGCCTTGGCACTAGGAGCCGATGAAGGACGGTACTAACACCGATATGCTTCGGGGAGCTGTAAGTAAGCTTTGATCCGGAGATTTCCGAATGGGGAAACCCACTGCTCGTAATGGAGTAGTATTTTTACCTGAATACATAGGGTATTAAAGGCAGACCCGGGGAACTGAAACATCTAAGTACCCGGAGGAAGAGAAAGCAAACGCGATTTCCTGAGTAGCGGCGAGCGAAACGGAAGAAGCCCAAACCAAGAGGCTTGCCTCTTGGGGTTGTAGGACACTCTATACGGAGTTACAAAGGAACGGAGTAAATGAAGAGGTCTGGAAAGGCCCGTCAAAGAAGGTAACAACCCTGTAGTTGAAACTTCGTTCCCTCCAGAGTGGATCCTGAGTACGGCGGGACACGTGAAATCCCGTCGGAAGCAGGGAGGACCATCT
This Metabacillus endolithicus DNA region includes the following protein-coding sequences:
- a CDS encoding NCS2 family permease; amino-acid sequence: MKKFFQFDELGTNYRREIIGGLTTFLSMAYILFVNPNTLAMTSIPDLPAEMRMDTGAIFTATAIAAAVGSLLMGLIAKYPIALAPGMGLNAFFSFTVVLTMGVPWQTALSGVLVSGLIFILLTLSGLREKIINSIPAELKFAVSAGIGLFITFVGFQGAGIIVNNDATLVGLGDFTNPQTLLAIFGIIVTVILMVRGVNGGIFYGMLITAIVGMIFNQIAVPTEIVGQIPSLAPTFGQAFMNLDQIFTVQMLVVILTFLFVDFFDTAGTLVGVANQAGLMKDNKLPRAGKALFADSAATVVGSVLGTSTTTSYIESSAGVAAGARSGFASVVTAVLFLLALFFSPLLGVITSAVTAPALIIVGALMVSSLGQIDWKRFEIAVPAFLTIITMPLSYSIATGIAVGFIFYPITMIMKGRGKEIHPVMYGLFVIFVLYFVFLA